One window of Campylobacter sp. RM12651 genomic DNA carries:
- the gap gene encoding type I glyceraldehyde-3-phosphate dehydrogenase, with product MGVNVAINGFGRIGRCLSRIILNENKMNLVAINCSWDMKSIKYLLKYDSVHGNFNQEIDNDGEDILIVGNKRIQIIRSREIENIDFAKYGASLVFECTGAFLTQEKTKAYLDNGIKQVIMSAPPKDNTPMFVMDVNHTKYNGEAIISNASCTTNCLAPMAKVLDENFGIKKALMNTIHAYTATQELCDTKCPKDIRRGRAAALNLVPSSTGAAKSIGKVIPNLLGKVDGQSVRTSLANVSMLDLTLLLDKKTTKDEINETFIKASKTMNEILAIDYDCCVSSDFCTSTYGCIFVPDLTQIIDEDFVKVLAWYDNEYGYSYQLNRLAQYISKEK from the coding sequence ATGGGAGTAAATGTAGCGATTAATGGATTTGGTAGGATTGGTAGATGTCTTAGTAGAATAATTCTTAATGAAAACAAAATGAATTTAGTAGCAATAAATTGCTCGTGGGATATGAAAAGTATTAAATACCTTCTAAAATACGATAGTGTTCATGGGAATTTCAATCAAGAAATTGACAATGATGGAGAAGATATTTTAATAGTAGGAAATAAAAGAATTCAAATAATTAGAAGTAGAGAAATTGAAAATATTGATTTTGCTAAATATGGAGCTAGTTTAGTTTTTGAATGCACGGGAGCATTTTTAACACAAGAAAAAACTAAAGCATATTTAGACAATGGTATTAAACAAGTAATTATGTCAGCACCACCAAAAGATAATACACCTATGTTTGTAATGGATGTAAATCACACTAAATATAACGGCGAAGCTATTATTTCAAATGCAAGTTGCACAACAAACTGCCTTGCACCAATGGCAAAAGTTTTAGATGAGAATTTCGGTATTAAAAAAGCTTTAATGAATACAATTCACGCATATACAGCAACTCAAGAACTATGTGATACAAAATGCCCTAAAGACATTAGAAGGGGTCGCGCAGCAGCACTAAATCTAGTCCCATCAAGCACAGGTGCAGCAAAATCAATAGGTAAAGTTATACCTAACCTTTTAGGTAAAGTTGATGGTCAAAGTGTTAGAACTAGCTTAGCAAATGTATCAATGCTTGATTTAACTTTATTGTTAGATAAAAAAACTACAAAAGATGAAATAAATGAAACTTTTATAAAAGCAAGTAAAACAATGAATGAAATTCTAGCAATTGATTACGATTGCTGCGTTTCAAGTGATTTTTGCACTAGCACTTATGGATGTATATTTGTCCCTGATTTAACTCAAATAATTGATGAAGATTTTGTAAAAGTTCTAGCTTGGTATGATAATGAATACGGATATTCATATCAATTAAATAGATTAGCTCAATATATTAGCAAGGAGAAATAA
- a CDS encoding phosphoglycerate kinase has product MPLISIKDVDLVNKCVFIRCDFNVPQDEFGNISDDRRIKSAIPTIKYCLDNDARVILASHLGRPKEISDKYSLKPVAKRLSKLLGTEVIMTNDIIGEDAQNKAKNLKKGEILLLENLRFIKGETKNDEDLAKNLASMCDVYCNDAFGVCHRAHSSVEAITRFAKEICAGFLLQKEFNFAQDLLKSPARPFVAVVGGSKVSGKLQALHNLLPKVDKIIIGGGMAFTFLKANGLNIGNSIVEEELIEDAKQIMQTAKELGVKLYLPVDVLAAQSFSNDSVVKKVSVQEIPNGWMGLDIGPASSILFKEILSDAQTIWWNGPMGVFEFDKFSKGSFKMSHYISDSYATSVAGGGDTADVINRAGDADDFSFISTGGGASLELIEGKELPAIKPLILKEEY; this is encoded by the coding sequence ATGCCTTTAATTTCCATAAAAGATGTAGATTTAGTAAATAAATGTGTTTTTATTAGATGTGATTTTAATGTCCCACAAGATGAATTTGGAAACATTAGTGATGATAGAAGAATAAAATCTGCAATTCCAACTATTAAATATTGCCTTGACAATGATGCTAGAGTGATTCTTGCAAGTCATTTGGGTAGACCAAAAGAAATAAGTGATAAATATTCTTTAAAGCCAGTTGCAAAAAGATTATCAAAACTTCTTGGAACTGAAGTTATAATGACAAACGATATAATCGGAGAAGACGCTCAAAATAAAGCTAAAAACTTAAAAAAAGGTGAAATTTTACTACTAGAGAATTTAAGATTTATAAAAGGTGAAACAAAAAACGATGAAGATTTAGCTAAGAATTTAGCTTCAATGTGTGATGTGTATTGTAATGATGCTTTTGGAGTTTGCCATAGAGCACATTCAAGTGTAGAAGCAATTACTAGATTTGCAAAAGAAATTTGCGCTGGGTTTTTATTGCAAAAAGAATTTAATTTCGCACAAGATTTATTAAAATCTCCTGCTAGACCTTTTGTTGCTGTTGTTGGAGGTAGTAAAGTTAGTGGAAAATTACAAGCTTTACACAATCTACTTCCTAAAGTTGATAAGATAATAATTGGTGGTGGAATGGCTTTTACTTTCCTTAAAGCAAACGGATTAAACATAGGAAATTCAATTGTAGAAGAAGAACTAATTGAAGATGCTAAACAAATTATGCAAACTGCAAAAGAACTAGGCGTTAAGTTATATTTACCTGTTGATGTTCTTGCTGCACAAAGCTTTTCAAATGATAGTGTAGTAAAGAAAGTAAGCGTTCAAGAAATACCAAATGGTTGGATGGGGCTTGATATTGGACCTGCTAGCTCAATTTTATTTAAAGAAATTTTAAGTGATGCTCAAACTATATGGTGGAATGGACCTATGGGAGTATTTGAGTTTGATAAATTCTCAAAAGGTAGCTTTAAAATGAGCCATTATATAAGCGATTCTTATGCTACTAGCGTTGCTGGTGGTGGAGATACTGCTGATGTTATTAATCGTGCAGGAGATGCTGATGATTTTAGTTTTATCTCTACTGGCGGTGGTGCTAGTTTAGAACTAATTGAAGGTAAGGAATTACCTGCTATAAAACCACTTATATTAAAGGAAGAATATTAA
- a CDS encoding amino acid racemase, protein MIGLIGGMSYASTITYYKLINEFSQAHHNSLSRAKILISSVDFDEIEELQHNNEWQKAGELLNKEAKRLEKAGANIIALCTNTMHKIANDLQKDLKARFIHIAHSSLKELNHNNIKNILLLGTKYTMQEDFYKKELKGINVITPNNSDINTINDIIFNELCFNVIKQKSKETFINIINKHNIEGILLACTEIALLINENDFKNIKVFDTTYIHAKDIFLQSLE, encoded by the coding sequence ATGATAGGCCTAATCGGTGGGATGAGCTATGCTAGCACAATAACTTATTATAAATTAATAAATGAATTTAGCCAAGCTCATCACAATTCTTTATCTCGTGCAAAGATTTTAATATCAAGCGTAGATTTTGATGAGATTGAAGAACTTCAACACAATAACGAATGGCAAAAAGCAGGAGAATTATTAAATAAAGAAGCAAAAAGATTAGAAAAGGCTGGAGCAAACATAATTGCACTTTGTACAAATACTATGCATAAAATTGCAAATGATTTGCAAAAAGATTTAAAAGCTAGATTTATTCATATAGCCCATTCAAGCCTTAAAGAATTAAATCATAATAATATAAAAAATATTTTATTACTAGGCACTAAATACACTATGCAAGAAGACTTTTATAAAAAAGAGTTAAAAGGAATAAATGTAATTACCCCAAATAATAGTGATATAAATACTATTAATGATATTATTTTTAATGAACTTTGCTTTAATGTTATCAAACAAAAAAGTAAAGAAACTTTCATAAATATTATAAATAAACATAATATTGAAGGAATTTTATTAGCTTGCACTGAAATTGCACTATTAATTAACGAAAATGATTTTAAAAATATAAAAGTCTTTGATACAACATATATTCATGCAAAAGATATATTTTTGCAGTCTTTAGAGTAA
- the dnaX gene encoding DNA polymerase III subunit gamma/tau, with protein sequence MNNMQNLSLKYRPKNYDDLVGQSAVSKSLKYALDSKNIANAYLFSGLRGSGKTSSARILAKALNCERGISSKPCGMCASCVSNDGIDIYELDAASNRGIDSIQDLIENTKYAPLHSRFKIFIIDEVHMLTREAFNALLKTLEEPPSHVKFILATTDVHKLPATILSRVLHFRFKKIPLQDIVSRMEFILANEQIPYEKEALTLIARSGGGSLRDSLTLLEQGIIYSQRKLNKESIALMLGLIEPNIIKQFFADVLSSNDNGIFRFLELAKSYEASVVIDEMSSFLKDSFANKNPNFSLILYDRFFHILAKAKNMTKISDDDEFILYILAFMLKDATKLKSIDEDLKVENINKNEQDYLNFVTMIAKRDYKLGEIFKECASFVSFDGSEFCIKINPKNEEDKQYFKQYYTSVVKNVFASIFNDAKLVLISDLTKQNVKNEAIKEESNYPKINNTNFENNSSKNLKQEFQNNYNTYEEEIKYPEYQSDDFLDSNMAFEDEDNIYEIPDDILEQYEPELQNILFESLVKIKIENDTLELHVMPPYNEKEKAILRDNIKNVLAKCSAFFKTKNAKIINAELDKKKLH encoded by the coding sequence ATGAATAATATGCAAAATTTATCACTTAAATATCGTCCAAAAAATTACGATGATTTAGTAGGGCAAAGTGCTGTTAGTAAGAGTTTAAAATATGCACTAGATAGTAAAAATATAGCTAATGCTTATCTTTTTTCTGGTCTTCGCGGGAGTGGAAAAACTAGCTCTGCTAGGATATTAGCAAAAGCACTAAATTGTGAGCGTGGGATTAGCTCAAAACCTTGTGGAATGTGTGCTAGTTGCGTTAGTAATGATGGAATAGATATTTATGAGCTTGATGCGGCCAGTAATCGTGGTATTGATAGTATTCAAGATTTAATAGAAAATACAAAATATGCACCACTTCATTCAAGATTTAAGATTTTTATAATTGATGAAGTACATATGCTTACTCGTGAAGCCTTCAATGCGCTTTTAAAAACACTTGAAGAACCACCTAGTCATGTTAAATTTATTTTAGCAACAACCGATGTGCATAAATTACCAGCTACTATTTTGAGTAGGGTTTTACATTTTAGATTTAAAAAAATTCCTTTACAAGATATTGTAAGTAGAATGGAATTTATATTAGCAAATGAGCAAATTCCTTATGAAAAAGAAGCTTTAACTCTTATTGCTAGAAGCGGTGGCGGGTCTTTAAGAGATAGTCTTACTTTATTAGAGCAAGGCATAATTTATTCTCAAAGAAAACTTAATAAAGAAAGCATAGCTTTAATGCTAGGCTTAATAGAGCCAAATATTATAAAGCAATTTTTTGCTGATGTTTTAAGCTCAAATGATAATGGTATTTTTAGGTTTTTAGAACTTGCTAAATCTTATGAAGCAAGTGTGGTAATTGATGAGATGAGTTCTTTTTTAAAAGATAGTTTTGCTAATAAAAATCCAAATTTTTCTTTAATTTTATACGATAGATTTTTTCATATTTTAGCAAAGGCTAAAAATATGACAAAGATTAGCGATGATGATGAATTTATTTTATACATTTTAGCATTTATGTTAAAAGACGCTACAAAATTAAAAAGCATAGATGAAGATTTAAAAGTAGAAAATATAAATAAAAACGAGCAAGATTACTTAAATTTTGTAACTATGATTGCTAAAAGAGATTATAAATTAGGAGAAATATTTAAAGAATGTGCTTCTTTTGTAAGTTTTGATGGTAGTGAGTTTTGTATTAAAATCAACCCTAAAAATGAAGAAGATAAGCAGTATTTTAAACAATATTACACAAGCGTTGTAAAGAATGTATTTGCTAGTATCTTTAATGATGCAAAATTAGTTTTAATTAGTGATTTAACGAAACAAAATGTAAAAAATGAAGCAATAAAAGAAGAAAGTAATTATCCTAAAATAAATAATACTAATTTTGAAAATAATTCAAGCAAGAATTTAAAACAGGAATTTCAAAATAATTACAATACTTATGAAGAAGAGATTAAATATCCTGAGTATCAAAGCGATGATTTTTTAGATTCTAATATGGCTTTTGAAGATGAAGATAATATTTATGAAATACCAGATGATATTTTAGAGCAATACGAACCTGAACTTCAAAATATTTTATTTGAATCATTAGTAAAAATTAAAATAGAAAATGATACTTTAGAATTACATGTAATGCCGCCTTATAATGAGAAAGAAAAGGCTATTTTAAGAGATAATATTAAAAATGTTTTAGCTAAATGTAGTGCGTTTTTTAAAACTAAAAATGCAAAAATAATCAATGCAGAGCTAGATAAAAAAAAACTTCATTAG
- a CDS encoding triose-phosphate isomerase, whose translation MIIAANFKCNHTRKGFAEYAKKLNAYLRFSDFTNLEVIVAPSATSFIDSEFSFIQAAQNIYPTHSGAFTGEIGLDHLLEFGIKTIILGHCERRNLGETDEFLAKKFEFCAENDLKIIYCIGEDYSTYEQNKSIDFLNKQLNKIDLQYDKLILAYEPIYSIGKSAAKLEDIENIMSFLRSKTKQSILYGGSVNSSNIADIKRLCDGVLVGGASLNVDGFIDLINAAIRG comes from the coding sequence ATGATAATTGCCGCAAATTTTAAATGTAATCATACTAGAAAAGGTTTTGCTGAATACGCTAAAAAACTTAATGCTTATTTAAGATTTAGTGATTTTACTAATCTTGAAGTAATTGTAGCTCCAAGTGCAACTTCATTTATTGATAGTGAATTTAGTTTCATTCAAGCTGCTCAAAATATATATCCAACTCATAGTGGAGCTTTTACTGGAGAAATTGGACTAGATCATTTGCTAGAATTTGGAATTAAAACAATTATTTTAGGACATTGTGAAAGAAGAAATTTAGGCGAAACAGATGAATTTCTAGCAAAAAAATTTGAATTTTGCGCTGAAAATGATTTAAAAATTATTTATTGCATAGGAGAAGATTACTCTACTTACGAACAAAATAAAAGCATAGATTTTTTAAATAAACAACTAAATAAAATAGATTTGCAATATGATAAATTAATATTAGCTTATGAGCCAATTTATAGTATTGGTAAAAGTGCTGCAAAATTAGAAGATATTGAAAATATTATGAGCTTTTTACGCTCAAAAACTAAGCAAAGTATTTTATATGGTGGTAGTGTAAATTCTAGTAATATCGCTGATATCAAAAGACTTTGCGATGGGGTTTTGGTAGGTGGAGCTAGTCTTAATGTAGATGGTTTTATAGACTTAATCAATGCCGCAATAAGAGGTTAA
- a CDS encoding RelA/SpoT family protein: MKNILSFETLLEDIKHCNDLNKARELLYSLFSSTPMLEKALDFCIKSHEGQFRKSGEPYSIHPILVACFVAFFSKDESMILAALLHDVVEDTECTQEELVKMFGHSVGILVEGMTKIVEIRGDNLASSESNEKLRKSAMTFRNMLMVSIEDSRVLLVKLCDRLHNMLTLDALREAKQKRIAEETLMVYAPIAHRLGISSIKNYLEDLSFKYLMPVEFKEIADYLKANNVQLQLTLNDFIEKIINLMRDNGYIEDVDFKIEKRIKHVYSIFLKMQRKGVSIEEVLDLLGIRILVKDVKDCYIVLGLLHVHFNPLASRFKDYIALPKQNGYQTIHTTLFDAQSIIEAQIRTYKMHETAELGIAAHWKYKNDKEDYKADWVNDIATNSSLEEKDNDLAFYEYAKDSLYVEDIAVYSPKGEIFTLPRGSTALDFAFEVHSQIGLKASHAYINRVKSPLLTSLKNGDIVRIEIDDNAKPRCSWLDSVVTARAKAMIKSHCKQRISSIDQKAGLRILQTIFSADEDKINTWIANEKLSKNVKKCTTDNITLSKVIDSLKKYSKRIWLVKNYDLKKQRIENLVVYSNYKINNVDFDYCCNPKRGDDIVAFKHNHSVTIHNKLCERASKLMEDSKEEMVLIKWSKHAPKNYKMIFSLENKKGTLLALLTELLKLQINVNSINITKNADSLLEYFEIVFEVPDNQNIEIAKEKIKTKCKIYEFISLKDAYSE, translated from the coding sequence ATGAAAAATATTCTAAGTTTTGAAACATTATTAGAAGACATTAAGCATTGTAATGATTTAAATAAAGCACGGGAATTATTGTATTCACTTTTTTCAAGCACTCCTATGCTTGAAAAAGCTTTAGATTTTTGTATAAAATCACATGAAGGACAATTTAGAAAAAGTGGAGAACCTTATTCTATTCATCCTATTTTAGTTGCGTGTTTTGTAGCTTTCTTTTCAAAAGATGAAAGTATGATTTTAGCAGCACTTTTGCACGATGTTGTAGAAGATACCGAATGCACTCAGGAAGAACTTGTAAAAATGTTCGGACATTCTGTGGGTATTTTAGTTGAAGGTATGACTAAAATAGTTGAGATTAGGGGAGATAATTTAGCTAGTTCAGAATCAAACGAAAAACTTAGAAAATCAGCAATGACTTTTAGAAATATGCTGATGGTTAGCATTGAAGATAGTAGGGTATTGCTTGTTAAATTATGTGATAGATTGCATAATATGCTAACTCTTGATGCGTTAAGAGAAGCAAAACAAAAAAGAATAGCTGAAGAAACTCTAATGGTATATGCACCAATTGCACATAGGCTAGGAATTTCTAGTATTAAAAATTACTTAGAAGATTTGAGCTTTAAATATCTAATGCCAGTAGAATTTAAAGAAATAGCAGATTATTTAAAGGCAAATAATGTGCAATTACAATTAACATTAAATGATTTTATTGAAAAAATAATTAATTTAATGCGTGATAACGGATATATTGAAGATGTAGATTTTAAAATAGAAAAAAGAATAAAACATGTATATTCTATTTTCTTAAAAATGCAAAGAAAAGGCGTTAGTATTGAAGAAGTGCTTGATTTATTGGGGATTAGAATTTTAGTAAAAGATGTTAAAGATTGTTATATAGTTTTAGGACTTTTACATGTGCATTTTAATCCACTTGCTTCAAGATTTAAAGACTATATTGCCTTACCTAAGCAAAATGGTTACCAAACAATCCATACTACTTTATTTGACGCACAATCAATAATAGAAGCACAAATTAGAACATATAAAATGCACGAAACTGCAGAACTTGGAATTGCAGCACATTGGAAATATAAAAATGATAAAGAAGACTATAAAGCTGATTGGGTAAATGATATAGCAACCAATAGTTCTTTAGAAGAAAAAGACAATGATTTGGCATTTTATGAATACGCAAAAGATAGTTTATATGTTGAAGATATTGCAGTTTACTCTCCAAAAGGAGAGATTTTTACATTACCTAGAGGTTCGACTGCTCTTGATTTTGCTTTTGAAGTTCATTCACAAATTGGTCTTAAAGCAAGTCATGCTTATATAAACAGAGTAAAATCTCCATTGCTTACAAGTCTTAAAAATGGGGATATTGTAAGAATTGAGATAGATGATAACGCAAAACCAAGATGCTCTTGGCTTGATAGTGTGGTTACTGCTAGAGCTAAAGCTATGATTAAATCACATTGTAAACAAAGAATTTCAAGTATAGACCAAAAAGCTGGGTTAAGAATTTTGCAAACTATTTTTAGTGCTGATGAAGACAAAATAAATACTTGGATTGCAAATGAAAAACTATCAAAAAATGTTAAAAAATGCACTACAGATAATATTACTTTAAGTAAGGTTATAGATAGTCTTAAAAAATATTCAAAAAGAATTTGGCTAGTTAAAAATTATGATTTAAAAAAACAAAGAATAGAAAATCTTGTTGTATATTCAAACTATAAAATAAATAATGTGGATTTTGATTATTGTTGTAACCCAAAAAGAGGTGATGATATAGTTGCTTTTAAACATAATCATTCTGTTACAATTCATAATAAATTATGTGAAAGAGCAAGTAAATTAATGGAAGATTCTAAAGAAGAAATGGTGCTAATTAAATGGTCTAAGCATGCTCCTAAAAATTATAAAATGATTTTTTCTTTAGAGAATAAAAAAGGCACATTACTAGCATTATTAACAGAATTACTAAAACTACAAATCAATGTTAATAGTATTAATATTACAAAAAATGCTGATAGTTTATTGGAGTATTTTGAAATAGTTTTTGAAGTACCTGATAATCAAAATATAGAAATAGCAAAAGAAAAAATCAAAACAAAATGTAAAATCTATGAGTTTATATCATTAAAAGACGCTTATAGTGAATAA
- the rsfS gene encoding ribosome silencing factor, with amino-acid sequence MNRNEDIIKLLDEKKAENVELINIKGSEYFVDEVIIATMISTKQSFAIIEDIKELLKKHNSKVYYEECTDDWSVLDLGDCLIHLMSPAYRDRYQIEKFLLEFKR; translated from the coding sequence ATGAATAGAAATGAAGATATTATTAAGCTTTTAGATGAAAAAAAAGCAGAGAATGTTGAGTTGATTAATATTAAAGGAAGTGAATATTTTGTAGATGAAGTAATTATTGCAACTATGATTTCTACTAAACAATCTTTTGCAATAATTGAAGATATTAAAGAATTGTTAAAAAAACATAATAGTAAAGTTTATTATGAAGAATGCACTGATGATTGGAGTGTTCTTGATTTAGGAGATTGTTTAATTCATTTAATGAGCCCTGCTTATAGAGATAGATATCAGATTGAAAAATTCTTACTTGAGTTTAAGCGTTAA
- a CDS encoding DUF1353 domain-containing protein has product MTRVVVKPIDKNKFELAFEYKYESKNQTIIIPKGFVTNGANIPRIFWSFFPPNSPEYLSAVVIHDFLCLQAKKSKKYQDAVLADEIFKEALRTLQVANYKIKIFYFSCKIYHLYKKYLGFYR; this is encoded by the coding sequence ATGACAAGAGTTGTAGTAAAACCAATAGATAAAAATAAATTTGAATTAGCTTTTGAATATAAATATGAAAGCAAAAATCAAACCATCATAATACCAAAGGGATTTGTTACAAATGGAGCAAATATACCTAGAATATTTTGGAGTTTCTTTCCACCAAATTCTCCAGAATACTTATCAGCAGTAGTAATTCATGATTTTTTATGTCTTCAAGCTAAAAAAAGTAAAAAATACCAAGACGCTGTTTTAGCTGATGAAATTTTTAAAGAAGCTCTTAGAACTTTGCAAGTGGCAAATTACAAAATTAAAATATTTTATTTTTCTTGTAAAATATATCACTTATATAAAAAATACTTAGGATTTTATAGGTAA
- a CDS encoding DNA-directed RNA polymerase subunit omega, giving the protein MRTEQVAAKALEKVGNDRYILSLIVAKRARELSDGAEPLVKVEKGKMKFTDIAMLEVAEEKIIFDGVINE; this is encoded by the coding sequence ATGAGAACTGAACAAGTAGCAGCAAAAGCATTAGAAAAAGTAGGAAATGATAGATATATTCTATCTTTAATAGTAGCTAAAAGAGCTAGAGAATTAAGCGATGGTGCTGAACCTTTAGTAAAAGTTGAAAAAGGAAAAATGAAATTTACTGATATAGCAATGTTAGAAGTTGCTGAAGAAAAAATTATATTTGATGGTGTAATAAACGAATAA
- the nadD gene encoding nicotinate (nicotinamide) nucleotide adenylyltransferase → MKIAIFGGSFDPVHLGHEKVVKAALDTLDIDKLIILPTYISLFKNNFNASPELRLKWLKSVFVESDKLLISDYEISQNEPVPSFKSVMYFKNLLNSSLIYFIIGADHLKTLHKWHNFDELSKNVVFVIASRDNIFIPDNYLRLEINEDISSSFIRNNLILEKVNPKIKDEVKEFYKGK, encoded by the coding sequence TTGAAAATAGCAATTTTTGGTGGTAGTTTTGACCCAGTTCATTTAGGTCATGAAAAAGTAGTAAAAGCAGCTTTAGATACATTAGATATTGATAAATTAATAATATTGCCAACATATATTAGTTTATTTAAAAATAATTTTAATGCTAGTCCAGAACTTAGATTAAAATGGCTAAAGAGCGTGTTTGTTGAAAGTGATAAATTATTAATAAGTGATTATGAAATATCTCAAAATGAGCCAGTTCCTAGTTTTAAGAGTGTTATGTATTTTAAAAATTTACTAAATTCTAGCTTAATTTATTTTATAATAGGGGCTGATCATTTAAAAACTTTACATAAATGGCATAATTTTGATGAATTATCTAAAAATGTCGTTTTTGTTATAGCTAGTAGGGATAATATTTTTATACCAGATAATTATTTAAGACTTGAAATAAATGAAGATATTTCTTCAAGTTTTATAAGAAATAATTTGATTTTGGAAAAAGTAAATCCTAAAATTAAAGATGAAGTAAAAGAATTTTATAAAGGAAAGTAA
- the pyrH gene encoding UMP kinase → MIMAKRILIKFSGEALAGKQGFGIDTHILKFIAGQIKQLVDAGTQVGIVIGGGNIIRGVSAAKDGIIKRVSGDHMGMLSTVINSIAMQEALEGCGISVRVQSAIQMEAFCETYIMRRAQRHLEKGRVVIFAAGTGNPFFTTDTAAVLRAIEINAEMIIKATKVNGVYDKDPMKFEDAKRYNELSYELAMGDDIKVMDDTAIALAKDNKLPIVVCNMFEEGNILKIIKDDFSNCSIVKN, encoded by the coding sequence ATCATTATGGCTAAAAGAATTTTAATTAAGTTTTCAGGTGAAGCTTTGGCTGGAAAGCAAGGCTTTGGAATAGATACTCATATTTTAAAGTTTATTGCAGGACAAATTAAACAATTAGTAGATGCTGGAACTCAAGTAGGAATTGTTATCGGTGGCGGTAATATTATTCGTGGAGTTAGTGCTGCTAAAGATGGGATAATTAAGCGTGTTAGTGGCGATCATATGGGAATGTTATCTACCGTGATAAACTCAATTGCTATGCAAGAAGCGTTAGAAGGTTGTGGAATTAGTGTAAGAGTTCAGAGTGCTATTCAAATGGAAGCTTTTTGCGAAACTTATATTATGAGAAGAGCGCAAAGACATTTAGAAAAAGGTAGAGTTGTAATTTTTGCAGCAGGAACAGGTAATCCATTTTTTACTACCGATACTGCAGCAGTTTTAAGAGCTATTGAAATTAATGCTGAAATGATTATTAAAGCAACAAAAGTTAATGGTGTATATGATAAAGACCCTATGAAATTTGAAGATGCAAAAAGATATAATGAATTAAGTTACGAACTTGCTATGGGCGATGATATTAAGGTAATGGACGATACAGCAATAGCACTTGCTAAGGATAATAAATTACCAATAGTAGTTTGCAATATGTTTGAAGAAGGTAATATTTTAAAAATTATTAAAGATGATTTTAGCAATTGCTCAATCGTAAAAAATTAA